The genomic interval NNNNNNNNNNNNNNNNNNNNNNNNNNNNNNNNNNNNNNNNNNNNNNNNNNNNNNNNNNNNNNNNNNNNNNNNNNNNNNNNNNNNNNNNNNNNNNNNNNNNNNNNNNNNNNNNNNNNNNNNNNNNNNNNNNNNNNNNNNNNNNNNNNNNNNNNNNNNNNNNNNNNNNNNNNNNNNNNNNNNNNNNNNNNNNNNNNNNNNNNNNNNNNNNNNNNNNNNNNNNNNNNNNNNNNNNNNNNNNNNNNNNNNNNNNNNNNNNNNNNNNNNNNNNNNNNNNNNNNNNNNNNNNNNNNNNNNNNNNNNNNNNNNNNNNNNNNNNNNNNNNNNNNNNNNNNNNNNNNNNNNNNNNNNNNNNNNNNNNNNNNNNNNNNNNNNNNNNNNNNNNNNNNNNNNNNNNNNNNNNNNNNNNNNNNNNNNNNNNNNNNNNNNNNNNNNNNNNNNNNNNNNNNNNNNNNNNNNNNNNNNNNNNNNNNNNNNNNNNNNNNNNNNNNNNNNNNNNNNNNGAGAAACATTTTAAAGGTGGTAATAAAGGaacttaaaattcattttagcttctaaaatattaaaatgaacaCTAAACCTTGAGAAATAGTAGGTTATGAatgttgtgattttttttattattcaccTTTGTTAAGAGATctatttatgtttaaaaaaaaggataatgaatagaaaaataaatattttaaaacaattatagaTGGAAATCTGATTTAAATACTtattaaagaaggaaaacataacttatttaatattaaattaatttataaattcagGACAAAAATTAAGTACAAATAATTATGTACAATTTTATGTACAATAATGATGGATAGCATTAAAGATGGTCCTGGATCAACCCACCATCTTAAgcatcattatttatttatgagatTTGGTTATGTGtttgtgaattttttattttttttatcttttttttttcttttggttacATTGAGATTGTTTATCTGAATCAGCTTGCGTAATCCTAACATTGATATATGTGAAATTATGAAccctaattaatttattttctaggTCCTCTGTCtgtctatttatatatatttttaaaactaaagtataattttatatacattCTTATTAGATGTCATTATTACTTTAGTAGTGTAATCATTATCCATTAAATggttaacattataaaaatgtacAAGGTACGTGTGCACGCcgttataaatatttataattcataaatacaacatatatatatatactaaatagttgatttttcataattaaaaacaatattatcaTATATTATTGTATAAGGTAAATGATAGCAAAAAATTTAcaacttttaatataaaaattcataaatttatcatatatttcATCTCTTCATTAGATCATAgtgtaaaattaaatttgtaaaagttcataaatatataatttgtaaaaGTCTCTAATAGCTTTTTATCCCTAATAAgtcattatattttattttaatttctaatgaTTCTTGTTTAATACATtggttttaataaatttttattttgttctaaAAGCGATTTAGATAATTCTTTTTAACTGAAACAGAAAAATCATCAgagataggcccaacacaaatacTCGCTAAGATAAGTTTAAAATggttttgataccatattacgaagtggactttaagcttaactcaaccctATAGGGTTGAAGTttgtacccacttatatacaataaaaagctctaatctttagtcgatgtgagattcTAACCATTATAACCATTATTATATAAGTGGAAAGTATAAGTTGATGATAATGTATTATTTGAATACGGAAAAGGTGTTAGCTAAGAGGGTAAGACCCGTAAGTGAGTGGGGTACCCTCAATTGCTGCGTATCTGGATTCTCTTTAGTCTTCCTCTAATATCACAATTATAccattaattaatcaataaaatattcaacccttttatatcattttatatatGGTCTTCTTTATTAGAGTCTTTGCATTCCACAAATCACGATAAAGTCTCAAAAatcaaattgataaaaaaacaaaaatctatttcaaaacataaaaatatgattaaaatttatttttttatagaattttccgattcactttttttttcaaaccaaAGGTTTGATTTGGAtgcttttaaatatattatgcaCATGTAAACTTACTTATcaactaaacataatattttgaaaattgttttacaactttcttgtattttatttataatatatttatatttatgaaaacatattttaaatataaaattatataagttaCTTATGAATATGAACAAGACCTataatcataaatataataacaatcataaaatattaataattttatttatgtctaaaaaatacaaactaaataacaaaaattttattttattcaaatttttatattaaattataatttttatatttagttcaAATAACTATAGctataaacaaatatttatatattttcattaaatgcCATATGAAACACTATTAAAGaaataacatatatttaaattattttttactttaattcaTATAAGTTATGGATAATGATTCATTTTACgaatctcttttttatttttatatatgagATTTTATTCGTTTTAAAATTCGGTAGTTTCATTAGTTGTGTTCTTAAAAAACatctcaaaatatatatttaattcatttttatctCAAAACGCTTAAATAAATGGAAATGTATGGCTAGAGGAACAATTATATATGAAAATTCATTAAATGAGTAGTTATTACATTATTATAAATGAGTTGAGTTTAGCCTCTAAAAATGGAGTTGAAAAATGAGtaagaaaaaaatgagaagAGTGCAAAAGAATTGAAACAGGAATTGGTGGGGGTGGGGTTTGGACTTTGAAAGAGAATGAATGGAATAGGGTATCTAAGTTTCCACCACCCCTTTGTCTGCCTTTTTTGTGTTGATGACGCCCAAGCCATTGCTCAATTATCATCATTCATACCAATACAAtctaagtttttattttcttaagtaCTTTCTTCCTCACATACTTAAAAGGTTTAATTATCTCAATAGAaagattaattttgttaataaataattgaaagatGTTTAATTTTCATAGtctcaataaaaaaatcttacttTTAACTAGAgattatttcaatatgtttaatATAGTCTCCATATCACTCAGGAATCATCAGGTCACTgacaatttatatatttcttccTCCCCTAATCCACTAAAACGtctttttaataacaaaacCGTGATGGTCTctagtgaaagaaaaaaaattcacgTTCTTCCTTTCCAGAATGATTACAATCCGTTCTTTATTTCGGGAAGGATTACGATCACACCGTCACTCCAGAATGAAAGGAACGATCTCGTAGTTCTTAATCTGTGAAGATACATTATTAGGTGCTCGATCGTTggatcacaaaaataaaaaaaaagttgaatctaCATTAAATTTTACCTGAGTCGACTATCTATTTTTCTGAGATAAATTTGATTTCAAACTCATATTCAAACAACCGAGCTTCAAACCGGAACTACCAACAAATCATTATGCTGAGTAGAATCCATTTTTGCTTTAAAAATGAAGGGAATTGTGGTGTGAGCCAAACAAggcagattataaaaaaaatgtgggaGACAAGTAAAAACATTCCAAGGCTATGAACAGTTGACATAACGTCTTTTTAGGGAGATTGTGGGCCATGCCTATTCCTTCTATTCCACACTCCTCTCTCACACTTCCCTATATTTATAGGCCCTCTTCTCCCTTCTTCTCATCACCACTTCCTACTCTTCAACCCTTTATAGCTCACAAAAACCACTACCTACCTACACCTCACTTATAACTGCTATTTTGGTCCAACTACTCATACCCTTTTGCAGTTATCACTTCTGAAATGGCTGATTTAGGCTCAGCCTCTTCCAGGAGAATGTGGTGTTCCTTTCCTGAAAGAATGCAGCTGCATGTGGCCATGCTGGCCTTGCAGTTTGGCTATGCTGGTTTCCATGTCGTCTCAAGGGCTGCCCTTAACATGGGTGTCAGCAAGCTTGTTTTCCCTGTCTATCGTAACATCATTGCCCTGCTTCTACTCCTTCCCTTTGCCTACTTCTTAGAAAAGTTAGTATCTTTTGACCTTCTTTCACTGTTTTTACAAACTTCTAACTTATTTAACCTACTACATCTTCTAAAATTCACTGAATCAGTTCCACCCTTTTACCTCATTCAAACACACTTCTGCATAATAAATAATAGATTACCCTACAAAACCACACCCCTAATATACAACATAACATGTTCTAAGTCCTtacctatatttttttttataaaagttttcatataGACATGCAAGTTGACATCTTAACTAGACCGAGACCTTAACATTTACATTAACAGTCTTTACATATATTTGAATCAACCTATCttaatcttatatatatatgttatggATCAATCTAACGTGCAACTTTGCTTTCcattgtttcttttcttttgtgcaGGAAGGAGAGGCCAGCAATGAGTTTAAACTTTGCCTGCCAGTTCTTTCTTCTGGCACTTGTCGGGTATGTGTGATTTATCAAGCCATGCAAGACTAATTACAACTAAACTAAATTAAGGCTTTTCTTGtctttcattttcaaaataataatcatactTTGACAAACTATGAGTTTCATGAACTGATACAAGTTTTAGACAGGAAAATGGAATTGTACACTAATACAAGTTGTTAATATATCATTTCAGCAACTTGGAATTTAGAACTTTCCTTTTATAATTAAGATATATACAAATTTGGCATTACACAGGATTACAGCAAACCAAGGTTTCTACTTGCTTGGGTTGGAGAACACATCCCCTACCTTCGCATCAGCAATACAGAACTCTGTCCCAGCCATTACATTCCTCATGGCAGCCATTTTCAGGCAAGCCCTTCTTTCATTAACCAATTGTTATTGCTATATGTGACTTTGGaaacatgtatatatatatatatatatagtaaaatgCACACATGTCTTTCTTACTTACCCTTAGTATATATAAACACATGATGAACATGACACacatatatgaatgatgaagtTTGTTTGGACAATTTCAGAATAGAGCAAGTGAGATTGAACCGAAAAGATGGGTTGGCAAAGGTGGCGGGAACCATTTTGTGTGTGATTGGGGCGACTGTGATCACACTTTACAAAGGTCCAACAATATATAGCCCAGCAACCCGTGTGAACAGCATGAGCAGCAACACAATAACAACACCAGTGTTTGATTTTGGGTCACTCTCACTGGGAGATGCAAAGGGGAAGAACTGGACCCTGGGGTGCTTGTACCTCATAGGACACTGCTTGTCATGGTCTGGTTGGCTTGTGCTGCAAGCACCACTTCTCAAGAAGTACCCTGCTCGCCTCTCTGTCACTTCCTACACCTGTTTCTTCGGACTCTTGCAGTTTTTGGTCATTGCTTTGGTCCTTGAAAGAGATGCACAGGCTTGGCTTTTCCACTCTGGTGGAGAAGCTTTCACAATTCTATATGCGGTTAGTAACTTTTATATACAATATTATTCTGTACTTTACACTGTCTACTGTCTGTATTCAATATTCAACCAGTAAACTCCCATCATGGCAATTTAGTTCCTCatttaaaaaagtataaaactTACACACAATTCTGTTAGTACACTAATGATACTTGAACAACCAGATCCAATATAATATACAACTTGGTGATATAAAGAAGggttatttttatcatttcataaACTGGTGCAAGTTTTAGGcagaaaaaatagttataaactGATACAAATTGTCAATATATCACTTCTTCTTCTGATAGTTTCTAATTAGATCAAGAGTTTTACCAGTTTTACAGCTAATTCACTGGAATGTcataaaaaaatggttttgaAAACTTAGGGCCTTGAGCTTGCTCATTGTTTATTCAATGGTTTTGAGtaatatcatttataaaaattgCTTTATCTGACATAGATGAATACATAACCAGAGTCTTTGTCCTGTGAGTCAGATAAATTAACATGATTCTTCCATTTTTGTAGAGGAAATGAAACTGATGAAAAGCTGATCGTTTTTCTAACTAGCATGactaatttgtaattaaaaatttgatctGAAAAGTGCTGCATGCGTTTGAGGCGTGACATTATATATATAGTCCAAAAGTGGTTATGAAATGATGTTGAGCATGAATAATGGTGGGAAACATTTATTGATGGTAAGATGAGAAAAAAAGAAGTAATTGAgttgtcttttattttaattaagttttgaTAATGGGTTGCAGGGAGTGGTGGCATCAGGAATTGCCTTCGCTGTACAAATATGGTGCATTGACAGAGGTGGCCCTGTGTTTGTTGCTGTGTATCAACCTGTTCAGACTTTTGTTGTCGCCATCATGGCAACCATAGCTTTAGGAGAAGAGTTCTACTTGGGAGGGTTAGTCCCCACTACACTAATTATCCTTCATTTTCTTCACCATGTCCACCATGTAATAATGAGTTAAAGCAAGATAGATAAGAAAAATTCTTAACAAAAATGTTCatgcatgaaaaaaaattgtgcatGTGCTCATGGTTCAAAGAAGAAATTGAAGTTTCCTTGACTCATATGATGCACAAAATGGATCCTCACTCAAATTTTGACTCCACTAAACATAACTTCAGCAAAATGTTATTTCTCTATCCAGTTGTTATCTATTGTAAAATTGTCAACATATTAACACtatttttcaaagaaaacaaCTACTTTAATAACACACTAATTTACAACTTTGATTTAACCAATgcaatttcaaaaaatttctaTTTCAGCAAAAGCAAAGTGTTATTTCTCTTACAGTATTTTGTGTAAACTGTCACCATATCAATACTCTTTTTCAAACAATCAGAGCTTTGAATGCGTATTTCCTGTAATATGCTGAGTCTGAAATGACCCAACAGTATGATGAAGGGTATTTTTGCTGCCTTGACATTTAGAAAATGACAAAAAGTTCACTAAACGACAAGTGCAGCTAGAAAAACAAGTAAATTTGTTACCTTTCGGTGAGACCTGAAAAGGGGTTCTGCAGAATGATTCTACATTCCAAAGGGttaaaaaagtttgaaaatttaTACCATAGGACAAGTTGAACAGAAGATTGTGTCTCGTGTGCTTCTTGAAGTTGTTCACTTTTTGCTCCCTCttaataatttactttttttccCATACTGATAATTATGATTTGGTTCTTGGCTGAATTTGTGATGTCATGATATAGGATCATTGGAGCAGTGCTGATTGTAGCAGGACTGTACTTTGTTTTGTGGGGTAAAAGTGAAGAGAGGAAATTTGCTAGAGAACAGCTTGCGATTGCATCCACCACTGATCATAGCATCATAAGGCCTGCAAGCCACGCCAAAGCATCACTTGCTCAGCCACTTCTTTCTTCATCAACAGAGAATGTCTGAGCCAGAAAATTCCAACTTCAAACCACACCATCTTCTGGTGACAAGAAGAGAAAACAAAACCCAAGAAATGATCACTTATACATTACTAGTCATTACTACTACTACCTTGTGTCAGCAAGCTTTGTGTGTGTTCCAACTTCCAACCAGTTTTCatcttttttcccttttctttatTCATCAAATGCTTTTGAGTAGGTCCTTTAGAATGAGAGAATCGTGGGAATGATTGTAATGGTGGATGCCACTCAAGTGGGGCCTGGAGCTTGAAATCCTCCATATGCTTTTGTATGTCAATTAATCTATGGTTTGATTTACGAAAAGAAATTTTGTCATATGGATCATGCAAGATTAAGAATATTTTGTTACATCATGTACCGATCGGGACTCAACGACCGAAGAAGAAACTCAACATCCGATAATACCGATTGACATAACTAATAATCAAACTAATCAATAaccaaacattagttaatctgtTTTTATTAGGTCTAATAAGAACttcacaataattatataaataaatacaaattttaaaggATTAGGTACATCTAGTATTAAACATTGAGTGTCGAGTGTTGAAGTTTGACTTGAACGTCAAAGTGTCTTTTGTAGATATCTTTCGAATGCGGAGTTCACGAAGACAAGGAGTGGAAAAGCGAGAAAAACATAAGAATcccattttagaaaaacaaaagaggAAAGAGAAAATAGGAGGTCGACCGAGCTGAGAATAGTTCACTTAGTTTGAATCCCATTTTAGAACAATGATATTAAATAGTAAAAATGGtctgataaataaaaaataattaccatCAAACAAAATCATCATTGTGGTCGGATTCAACCAAGCCCTCTTTCAAAGTCGTAAAGATTTATCTCCAGAAGCTATGAGATAGCTCACGAAAATATTCATAATAGTTAATAATGTATGATGGGCCAATGAGCTTGATTTGCATTGTTAATCATGTTGGTATAAAATCTGACAAACAAATAAAGACCAATAGATGCAGAGTTGGTAAGATACTGCCACAAGACAATGAACTAACATTTGTTAATTCTTGTAAAAACATGGAGAACTCGACAACATTGTAGGTGAAAATTATTAGCTTATTTCAACTACCACATCCCAATATCATATCTTTTAAAGGGTTATATAAGTGAAACATTGATATTCTCCTTTTACTTTAAGTTTACTTTATTAAGATGATTAAttcatctttttccttttcAGGTCAAATCaggatattttttttctttacaggTTTTCACGGACTAAATGTTCAATATATATAACAGTTAGATCTTGCTCATTCatatttatttgataaaaaaataaatttttctaaTGTTGTCTCTTTtgacacatttttttttcatctttttctttgCTACATGTCAAAAATGGTGATCTAAATTGACCATTGTCACAAACTCTGGTGGAAGTGTTTTCAAAATATCACTTTTCTTTACATTTAATTTAACAAGGCAAACAACATTTAGTGTCAACAATAGCCACCATCTTCTCACTTTAATAATCAATTCCATGAATAATTACAATtcacttaatttattttataaaaattcacTCCTTATTATATCTTTCAATCAAACTTTTCTTCTATGACCCTCCATCCCTATGTCAACATTTCACAATTCCATTTAGGCAAAAAGACAAAAGAGTAGGTTTGtttcctttattttaaaaaaattatccgaTAAAATTATTGTATCATCATATATGCATATACTAATACATATGTATactcatttaaatttaaatttcttccatatgattattttttttaattagttttctCATTTAAGAAGAGTCAGCCAACATTCGTATGTTTTATAATGCTATAATGTTTTCATAATTGTTtggaaacatttaaaaaatatattttaagtttaattgtAACACCTCTATCAAGgtataattttatctttcacTTATAATTATGAAACAAAGTTTTCATAAAAATTAGCAATACTTCAAAAGATTAATATACATGGAAATCAgagtttattttattacaagaccggataaaatttaaaagtcatttaagaataaattttgcagaaatttttaacaatataaaataaagaacttATGAATCTAAAACTTTCTAGATGCAAGGTTCTAGATCTCATTATAGAGATATTTCAgtcatgaaaattaatttttcaaaacgaaaatgGTGTGTCCTAAACATGGTTTATGCATTAGTAAACTTgtaaaaatcttttaaaaacaatctgagatatcacttttttttaaactatagtgacaatttaaaaatgaatatcTATATAATTATGGTAATTGGAAAAACCTTGGGAGACTTAACCTTATTATATATTTACCATGCTATCTTCATAttcaaaagtgaaaaaaaaaatgaaaatataagaatttgtcatattttctatatttaagagttaataatatatgaaaatattttacttttcaagTAACTCTTcctgtaaaattaatttttttattaagtagtCTATCTGTTCAGAATTTAATTGGCAAAGCCATACttctaaataataaaatttaataaaataaaattatatataaatacattaatattacacctatatcatttaaaaattaatagtaataaataattgtaatttaaaaaaactttattatattatatatttaaaacattgataaacaaatatatatatatatatcttattttttcaaacaaattGCTTTACACTGTGTTTATACAAAATTGGAAGAGAAATAGAAAATAACAGATAAAACTAGATATGCAGGACAGATAAAGGATTCTAAAACTAGATTTACATTTTCTTAACACTATCAAGtaatatttacatataaataacattataaaataattagatgACAATGATACTACTCATTTAAAgaatttattattactaatattgtgaaacagaaatatttaaaaaagtcTTATGGACTCAAGGAACATCTTATAACACATCATATTTATAATCAATTTGCATGTTTTTATTGAAGACTTAAATTTGAAAGACATGTGTATATACAACAAGAGAGTTTAGTTTGTATTCACATCTATATAATGGAGTGATTTTATCTAACTCTATGAAGTAATGTTTGATTCattaaactaaacaaaaatatgTTAATAACATCTTTAAGTATATAAGTTgttgaaataataaaaagaagaataaaataattgtattttacAAGAACTGTATCTTCATAGTGATATGCCAATAATTattccttttattttaaaaaaattataataatttaaaactttttgAATCATGTTAAGAAACCAGATGAAATcacaacttttaaaatattattttattaagataaCTAGGTATAAATCAACAAAGTAAATACATTGTTAAACACTAGTACTCTTATTTGTCTTTAGTATGTTTTACACTTAATAATGGTCTCAATTTACAACATACAACACTAAAAACAAAcatttaaaaacaacaaaagcaGAGTTTTAGGAGTCAAATTCTCAATGATATATTAAA from Phaseolus vulgaris cultivar G19833 chromosome 1, P. vulgaris v2.0, whole genome shotgun sequence carries:
- the LOC137816362 gene encoding protein WALLS ARE THIN 1-like, with product MADLGSASSRRMWCSFPERMQLHVAMLALQFGYAGFHVVSRAALNMGVSKLVFPVYRNIIALLLLLPFAYFLEKKERPAMSLNFACQFFLLALVGITANQGFYLLGLENTSPTFASAIQNSVPAITFLMAAIFRIEQVRLNRKDGLAKVAGTILCVIGATVITLYKGPTIYSPATRVNSMSSNTITTPVFDFGSLSLGDAKGKNWTLGCLYLIGHCLSWSGWLVLQAPLLKKYPARLSVTSYTCFFGLLQFLVIALVLERDAQAWLFHSGGEAFTILYAGVVASGIAFAVQIWCIDRGGPVFVAVYQPVQTFVVAIMATIALGEEFYLGGIIGAVLIVAGLYFVLWGKSEERKFAREQLAIASTTDHSIIRPASHAKASLAQPLLSSSTENV